The Bacillota bacterium nucleotide sequence GCCATGGTAAGCCAGAAGATGATGCCCAGAGCGATGAAGATGTTGAACAGGCCCACTCGGCCGCCGGCAAACCCGGCCACGGCGCCGTAGGTGACTCCAATCACAAGGTTGATGAGGCTGGAGACGATGCCGACGAGCATCGATATGCGGGCGCCGTGAAGTACTCGTACCAGCATGTCCCTGCCCAGCTCGTCCGTTCCGAACGGGTGGTCCCAGCATGGGGGGTGCTTGGTTAACCGGTAGTTCTGCTGGTCGTACCGGTACGGGGAGATCGCCGGCCCGAAAACCGCTGCCGCGGCCAAGAGCACCAGTATCACCGCCCCGGCCACTGCCAGCATTTAGTGTTGGAAACGGGAAGGAAACTGGCCACTGGTATCTCCTTCGAACGACCGGGTTCCGGGTGGATAACCGCAGTCGACACCCTCCAGTGCCCGGATCCCGTGAACACCGTCGTATTCCGGATCGAACGCCTGAACCGCGAGTGAAGGTCTCTGGTGCGCCTCATAGCCTGAATACAACTTTCAGGCAGTCCTGGCGCCGCGAGTACTCCAGGTGGTCGATGATGGTCAACAAGGCTCGCCGGCGATCGGCGGGCGATAGCGCGGGGTCATCAGCCCTCGAGAGCACGTCCCGAATTCTCTGCCTGAGCTCGACCAACTTATGTCCCGGGCTCTCTCGATTGTTAGCATCCAGTGAGGCCAACTGCTGTTCAATAGATTGCCTCTCGGCCTCCACTCTCTGGCGCGCCTCTTTAAGCTCCGTGAGCGAGATGGCGCCCGATTCGAATGCCTCCATCTGTCTCTGGAACTTGACCTTGACCTGCTCGAGCCGCCGGCGCAGGAAATCGCGTTGTTTGTCTGTGTGGTCGTCGGTGGTGGGAACGATGAGAACATCCAATGAATCCACCCTGCCGTTCAGCAGCTCCCGCAGGTGGTCAAAGAGGGCGTGCTCGATCTTGCTCATGAATACATGGTTAAAGTAACACAGCTGGGAGTGATGATAGCGGGAACAAGAGAGCTGCGGATTACGCGCAAGTTCGCCGTTCTTTCGCCGCCAGACTCCGGACATGTAGGTCAGGGCACCGCCGCACTCCATGCACCGGACCATGCCCTTGAGCAGGTAGTCCGGGACTCTCGGCGTGTGCGACCCACCCCTCCGGGATCTGAGTATCTTGTTCGCTCGCTCGAAGGTATCGACATCGATAATGGCCTCATGGGAATTGTCCACGGTTATCCATTCGTGCTGGTGTCTGAAGCGCCCCCCCTGGTTGGAGTCGCGGCGGTTCCAGACCATCTTCCCGATATACATGGGGTTCTGGATGATATTGCGGACTCCGATCGAAGACCACTTGAACCTCGCAGCTGCTTCTCCGAAGCGGGCTCTGCCTTCTGGTGAGTTCAGAGAGCGTGCTATGGAGAGCAATCCCTCGTTTCCCCTGGTGTAGGTGTTGAATATGAATCTGACCAGTTCTGCTTCCTGTGGCACGATGACAATGCTGCCGTCAGCGTTCAGCCGGTAGCCTACCGGCATCCTGCCAAGACCTTTTCCGCCCCTGGATGCCTTTTCTTTCATGCCCTTCTTGACTTCCTGAGACA carries:
- a CDS encoding recombinase family protein, which gives rise to MRAAVYCRVSTEEQATEGMSIPAQVKALHDFARKNSMEITDTFVDEGASARTADRPQFQRMIAMAKKKPRPFDVILIHKTDRFARNREDAVVYKSLLRRECGIEVISVTEQFDNTPTGKLLEGIMEVMAEFYSLNLSQEVKKGMKEKASRGGKGLGRMPVGYRLNADGSIVIVPQEAELVRFIFNTYTRGNEGLLSIARSLNSPEGRARFGEAAARFKWSSIGVRNIIQNPMYIGKMVWNRRDSNQGGRFRHQHEWITVDNSHEAIIDVDTFERANKILRSRRGGSHTPRVPDYLLKGMVRCMECGGALTYMSGVWRRKNGELARNPQLSCSRYHHSQLCYFNHVFMSKIEHALFDHLRELLNGRVDSLDVLIVPTTDDHTDKQRDFLRRRLEQVKVKFQRQMEAFESGAISLTELKEARQRVEAERQSIEQQLASLDANNRESPGHKLVELRQRIRDVLSRADDPALSPADRRRALLTIIDHLEYSRRQDCLKVVFRL